A stretch of the Xyrauchen texanus isolate HMW12.3.18 chromosome 20, RBS_HiC_50CHRs, whole genome shotgun sequence genome encodes the following:
- the LOC127660776 gene encoding zinc finger protein 503-like: MITSPSASRNSDTDLVWERSSSSRNNNSAVVCKPFLHSVPPSDPLRQANRLPIKILKMLTARTGHILHPEYLQPLPSTPISPIELDAKKSPLALLAQTCSQIGKPDPPPSSKLSSVTSNGSNEKESKSGPLKMSDIGVEDKSSFKPYSKPSDKKDSSSGMSNGEKSGFRVPSATCQPFTPRTGSPNSSTSASPMPSDGKGERDEKKESDCNKNCTADGSAPTSISHSRISVSCAGINVEVNQHQETQSGSKATTSESPCVTSSSSASVLGSGLVAPVSPYKPGQTVFPLPPAGMTYHGSLAGAYAGYPQHFLPHGGSLVNAQLASSLGCSKAGSSPLAGASPPSIMSASLCRDPYCLSYHCASHLASAAGASCAHDSAAVSALKSGYQLMYPTHPLHGVHSSPPSFGGHPLYPYGFMLPNDPLPHVCNWVSANGPCDKRFSSSEELLNHLRTHTAFTGADKLMSGYPSSSSLASAAAAAMACHMHMPHSGAPGSPGTLALRSPHHALGLSSRYHPYSKSPLPTPGAPVPVPAATGPYYSPYALYGQRLTTASALGYQ, from the exons ATGATCACATCGCCCTCTGCTTCAAGAAATAGTGATACTGATCTAGTGTGGGAACGCAGCAGCAGCTCTCGGAATAACAACTCCGCGGTCGTCTGCAAGCCTTTTCTTCATTCCGTCCCTCCGTCGGACCCTTTACGGCAAGCTAACCGACTTCCCAtaaagattttgaaaatgctcaCTGCACGCACAGGACACATTTTACACCCTGAATACCTTCAGCCCCTACCATCCACCCCGATTAGTCCAATTGAg CTCGATGCCAAGAAAAGTCCACTGGCTCTTCTTGCGCAAACATGCTCTCAGATCGGTAAACCGGACCCTCCACCCTCCTCCAAACTCTCCTCGGTGACATCAAACGGATCTAATGAAAAAGAGTCCAAATCTGGTCCTTTAAAGATGAGTGACATCGGCGTGGAAGACAAATCCAGCTTCAAGCCCTACTCCAAACCCTCGGATAAGAAGGACTCGTCTTCTGGGATGTCTAATGGAGAGAAGTCTGGTTTCCGTGTGCCTAGCGCCACCTGCCAGCCGTTCACTCCAAGGACTGGCAGCCCGAATTCCAGCACTTCGGCTTCCCCGATGCCGTCCGATGGGAAGGGAGAGAGGGATGAAAAGAAAGAGTCTGATTGTAATAAAAATTGCACCGCAGATGGATCTGCACCTACCAGCATCAGTCACAGCAGGATAAGCGTGAGCTGTGCGGGGATTAACGTGGAGGTCAACCAGCACCAGGAGACCCAATCAGGATCAAAAGCCACGACGTCGGAGTCACCGTGTGTAACCTCTTCTTCCTCAGCCTCCGTCCTGGGGTCAGGACTTGTAGCCCCCGTTTCCCCATACAAACCTGGTCAGACTGTTTTTCCCTTACCCCCAGCTGGCATGACGTACCATGGAAGTTTAGCTGGGGCCTACGCTGGCTATCCTCAACACTTCCTGCCCCACGGTGGAAGTTTGGTTAACGCACAGCTCGCCAGCTCGTTGGGCTGCAGTAAAGCTGGATCAAGCCCGTTAGCCGGGGCATCTCCTCCATCCATAATGTCTGCTAGCCTTTGTAGAGACCCATACTGCTTAAGTTACCACTGTGCCAGCCACTTGGCCAGTGCGGCCGGTGCTTCCTGCGCGCATGACTCGGCGGCCGTCTCCGCTTTGAAGTCTGGATATCAACTCATGTACCCGACACACCCTTTGCACGGTGTTCACTCCTCACCGCCATCTTTTGGTGGACACCCTTTGTATCCCTACGGCTTCATGCTCCCCAACGACCCTCTTCCTCATGTCTGTAACTGGGTGTCAGCTAATGGACCTTGTGACAAGCGTTTCTCATCCTCCGAAGAACTTCTTAACCACCTGCGGACGCACACTGCTTTCACCGGGGCCGACAAGTTGATGTCGGGTTATCCGAGTTCATCGTCATTAGCGAGTGCTGCCGCTGCAGCTATGGCGTGCCATATGCACATGCCGCACTCTGGAGCCCCTGGAAGCCCCGGGACACTGGCACTTAGGAGCCCGCATCACGCGTTAGGACTAAGCAGCCGCTATCACCCGTATTCAAAGAGCCCGTTGCCTACTCCCGGCGCGCCGGTTCCGGTACCTGCCGCCACCGGGCCTTATTATTCTCCCTATGCACTATACGGTCAAAGACTCACCACAGCATCAGCGCTTGGATACCAGTGA